The Nasonia vitripennis strain AsymCx chromosome 5 unlocalized genomic scaffold, Nvit_psr_1.1 chr5_random0005, whole genome shotgun sequence genomic sequence TCTTTATTCCTTTGTACCCTGTCTGTGCGTCCTTGCCTACCTTATCTCCTATTAGGGAGCGTAGAAGAAGAGACCCAACCATCCAAAATCTctaaacacacacgcgcgcacgcatgCACGCATAGACACAAATACCGTGCGGGAATGCCGATACCCCGTATGTGGCGCATCCCCTGGATGGTAGATAGGATAATGCTCATCGGGGCGTTAAGATCTTGTTAACCGGCCgaagggtagagcagaaataaaatatgctccgcggACCAAACAGGCTGGGGGAAGAAACTTCGAAAGTAAATCAAACATGGATAGTGAATTAATAACATTCATACCTCAAGTGTGTCAAGCCACAGAGCCCAGTCCCGCCGCCGATTCCGAACAGGTGGAAGCCCCGGTGGTCGGCGCTGGCCCCATAGAGAtttgaggggggggggggctataCTCACTTAGATGCTACAGAGATTAGTCACCTGACCCCTGCTGCATGTAGAGACGCAGGTGATATGAAATTGGAAGTGCATGCAGACAGAGATAAAAGAGCTGTTTGCGTATCGCAAGGAAATGCGCACTTGGACCGCCTTGGCAGCAAAATCGAGGAATTGATCGACTATGTCAAGGACAGGCACAATGTGCACAAACTAATTAAAGATTATGCCCAAAGCATAGGAGCAAGCCCTAGAAATCTCCGCATGGCTGATGATAACATACAGCAATGCCAAAGCCCACAAACTAAGAAGAGCAAAATCCAGACAACCTTAAGTCTTAGATCTCGGAAGGCGGGTACAACATAGGAAGCCCCAACTACTCTGCGGGatagaaatagaaaaaattagAAAGAGGATAACCAACCTAAAAAGGCACCGTAGCAGGAAGTCGTCACAGCTGTGCAGAAATTTTGCCAAAAATGAAAGCGGTTCCTTTACTTAACAAGCTAAAAgatagcgtaaataaaatatgtagaaTAATGACAGGAGATCTTGTAGAGGTCAAACGCACGAGAGAAGTCCAAACCTCGGACTTTTAAGAAGCAGTTAAAGCAGTACTAGTGGAAggcgccacaataaaagcactaCAGCAAGGAAAGACCATTAAAGTAAGAGATCTGGAAATGCTTACCTCAAAAGAGGAGGTACTAGAAGCACTAAAAATTGACGAAGAGAACTTCATAGAAGACTTTACTATAAGATCTCTTCAAAAGTCGTATGGTGACACGCTGATTGCAGTGATACGGGTACCGGCTCAGATAGCGGCTAAAATCACTAAGCTACATAATGTCAGAATAAGATAAGTCAACTGTAGAATCCGGGTGTTGTAAACGCTTAGGGTTTGGCCATATCGGCAGAAACTGTACAGTAGCTGAAGATAGAAGTACGCTTTGCTTTAACTGTGAAAAAGATAAGCACAAAGCAAAGGAGTGTAAAAACCAACCCaactgtgtactctgcaaagGAAGCACAGGTCGGAAAAGTAACTACGCAGCTAGTAGCTACGCATGCCCAGTTTACCGAGCTGCAGTAGAAGCCACTGACAGACAAAGAAAATGGAAATAGTGTAGTTAAATATAAACCACTGCGCAACTGCACAGGGcctaaaaagagaaaaaaaaacgttgaatATACTAAAGCAACTTCAGTAGAATCTACTTGAGTAAGAAAACGTGCGAGAATAGACTCACACAGCTCAAAATTGCTAATCGAGAAGAGTGGGGGTAAGTGCGGCAGTGGCGGTAGGCGGAGTTAAAAGAGTTTGGGCCCTTCTGCGCATTCGATAAACGTTTACCGCGCAGGATTTTCTTTACCTGAGTCGTCAAATAGGTTCTATTACAGTTTTTAGTAGCCTAACGTTTTTTATCTCTGAGCAGAGACCTGGACGAACCATAGTGGGATATGGACAGTACTCGTAAAGCGGCGATATGGGCATGCAGAGACGCTGCTTTTcaggaaaaaatgacaagacgtaataaAGTATTCGTACGCGCTAAGGTCGCAGGCCtacacatttacagctgctatgctttTCCCAACGCACCAACGGAACTATTCAGACAACTGTTGGACAGGTTAGTACAAGATACTGTTGAAAGAAAACCAGTACTGATAGCGGGCGATTTTACGCTTGGACAGTAGAGTAGGAATAGAAGCATTTGCCCTCCTAGCAGCTGCCTGATTGGCTTAGTTAAATCTTGGACGGTGAGCACTCATCACAAAAATAGTGACAACCAAGCgaccctgctaaaaatatgcgattgAAATCGATAGACAAAAATTGAATCGATTTTGAGTCTATATCTTAATCCCACGTTTTACATTTGaaagttattatttacagGTTGCTGCGTGCGTAATATTAATGGCATTGAAATCGattaaaaacgataaaatattatcaattaaATTGGATTAAAATACATAAGTATTAGAATTCACTTAATCGAATTGTATATATtccattaattaatttgtattttttttaatcgatcTTTATAAACTTACCATAGAAAATCCATTTGAATAGCTAAAATAAGGATTAAGATATAGATTCAAATTCGATTCAATGCTTATTTGAATCGAATTGAATCGCAATATATATCTCCATCGGAAAAACGCGATAGGAGTTGATAAGAATTCCTAATTAATCGTCTCTAATGTGTATTTTAATTGCATTAATTACCATTAGCAACGAATAAAGTGACGACCCcgctaaaatttattttaaattatttcttgtCACCATTTCTCACAATTAAATTCGATTGTTATCGAattgaaatcgataaaaaACGATCAAACAAATTTGGTAAAATTTGAACCTCTAATCGTCCTTAATCGATTCCAATCGATTTTAATTGTGAAAATTTGTAACAAGATCTAGCTTGAAATCgattcaattttaattgatttgaattattttcaatcGATGATTTTTAGCAGGGAAAATAGTTATAATTTGATTGGGTTCAATACAGATAATGACAAATAAAATCAACAGACTTTGAACCCTGTTGGAAAGGGTCGACAGAAGTCGATTAGATTATTTATCACTTATCtacttgaatagtgaatctcAATTCCACTTattgcattagaacttgataaaacgtgataaaatacgataaaaatctatataaatcaataaaacttaatatgaaaaaatttaattgaaattgatagaatttcaagTAGATTATGGTATATCGATTTCAATTGCAATTTTCCATATTGAGTTGTATCgacttatatcgatttttatcgtattttatcacgatttatcaagttctaatgcgAAAAATGgaattaagattcactattcaagtcaATTGAAATCTTATCGACTTTAATGGTGAATTCTAATTGATTTCTATTCAATTGTAATTCTTTCATACCCCctagtaaaaaattattagtaataatcaataaaatttctaTTAAAAGCGATTAAATTAACTTTCTTAATGTTTTATCGATttctatttgaatttttcatataaaattgTACTGATCTAtatcgattttatttattatatttatcaagTTCAATACTATTATTGGTattacaagtttttttttaagtagaTAAGAAATCTTATCGATTTCTATCGACTTCTACTGACATTTTTAAATGTCTATGAATTTGAATCgatttattgaaatttgtcctgttaaaaatggttgatagagatcaattaaattttcaattgaatTTGAAGCTGTATCTTAACACCACTTTCTGCATTAGACCTTCATTAAATTCAATAGAATCGATATGAATCAATAGAATTCTATACGAAAAATGACTATTCAAGTCAATAAAGGCCAATTGATCATATTAACCATCGATTTTAATTGTTGTTTTCCGTATTGAAATTTATCGACTCCTACAATCCCATTGATTTTAACTGAgatctaataaaaaaatgggATAAAGATTTAGCTTTAAATTCGATTGAATATTTAATCGATCCTtattaagtatttttagcaggtCCTTTCCTATCGTGAATAAGTAAAGTTCTTTTACGTTCTATATAAATGCtactattttttaacatctaAAACTAAAGTGCGTTGTAATCTGCGCTATAATTATGAACAATACTTACGTTTTTTGGAAagaatatgaattaaaaaaagttttacgtATAAAAATGGAAAGAAATTTATTAAAGTAGTACAAGTACTTTATAGACACCATTAATGACAGATCTAGCAGTTAAGCGCGCACAGCGCGCTGGCTTGTCCTAGttttgttaaataatatttatcttaATAAgtaatacatataaatatatgtcATAAAGTATATActtctataaaataatgattagCGACGTAACGAAATTAAAAGGATGGATACAACGCGCCTGAATTGCCATTAAGTtccaaatattttgtaaaatattgaatgtaaatataataataaattaaatttaattttttttacgattaACGATCCATGTATCATTTTAATATCAACAATCTAAAAGCTGAATAGAAATAATTAAAGTTCTTCTAACGGATTCTTAGTATCTGCCAAAGAATCGTCTGATACATAGTCTGCAGATAACGAAGACATGTCGGACAATGCAGCTGTCGAATCGATAAAGAAGATTTCATTTACGTTTAAGCTACTAGCTTTATGGTCGTTACCTTTCGTTTCTTCAccctttttttttctgcgaCTTGTTCTGATTTTTCGAATACCTcacttttttcttctacttcttcacTTTCTTCAGTAgcttcctttttcttcttttgtatttctttcttttttcccaACTCgggtttctctttcttctttataagcttctttctctctgcttTCTTCCCTGGCTCACCATGCACATTAGtagcaattttaatttttttcgaagTTACAACGTCTTCTTCACTTGATGATAAATAGGTGTTAAAGTTAGTCATCTCGTCCATAATGTTGACGACAGGGTTCACCTTATTGTGATGATTTTTTAACCAATGGACGTAGAGGTCTGCAAATAAAAACGTCAAATTTCgatgtttattgaaaaatagtattatattTAGTGAATTTCGCCAATACGCTTTGCTCGGTTTTTGGttgtattttattaccaatttttgaagattaaaaaaacatataacTAATTATAGAGTCAGAATCGGATCGTTTACAATGACCAATCTAAGAATGAATATTTGCTTAAAATAGTCAATGGGGaactattaaattatttattaaattctaaACTACAAATTGATTCCGTTTTTTGTTTAGGTCTCCATCAAAATTAATAGAATCGATAAGAGTCGATAAAATTCAATACGAAAAAGAACAATTGAattcattgacctttattAACTTTAATGGTCATTTTTTGTATAGAATTTTATTAACTCATTTGattctattaattttaatcgagttttaatacaaaaagtaGAATTTAGCTATAGCTTTCAATtagattgaaaatttaatcgatttctataaactatttttaacagggaTATGATTACTTCTTTTGTAGAACaatattaatgtaattttaatataataatatattatatttaccAAAACACGTGTTTAATTTAGTCTCATCTAACTTTTCTGGTTTATTATTTGATTTCTCATCATTTTCAGTTTCATCAACATCTGAATCGTTTAGcttgtttatttttctgttGCTCACTCGACCAGTGCGTGTACATTTGGATAGTGTTTTGGTCCCAATCATTGCTTTCAAGATTAAGCTAACACATTTTCCCGGGCCATTATGTGGCGCCATTATTTCATCATAAACGCCATTATCCATGTATCTCGACTTATGTgatactaaaaataaaagggattttcattttttcaatgtaaattaggtccaattttttataattgtatttttaatatcaaaTAAGGTTTTTACCGTTTTGTCAGAATCGCGATATCGTCCAATAGAGACAAAATTCTTTTTGGGATCGATGTCGATTCCAGAATTTCCAACTTGCAATTGAATAACtgtaaaagtattaaaaattaactCCGTATTTCATAGAGAAGCCTACAACTATCGAAAATATAATGTGATTTGAAGGAATAATGACAAATATTGGAAACAAAGCACGGTCACTCTTTACGTTGCTTGTTAAGGAAACAGGCTAAGGAATTACATGGCTTTATTATGGTTCAGTGGAGAATAATACAACTATGTGAAAAACGGGCAGTAAAACAACCACGAGGGCAAACAAGTTCTTTCACCCGTGATGCTCACTGTTTTTGGTTATTTCATGGATTTTAGGGTATTTTtccatattatatttttccatTAATGTGGACTAACAGAAAGCATTTTGCGAGAAGGCATATCATTTAATACTATAAAAGGCAGAATCAACCCAAAACCCGTACAATATAAAACATTAACTTTCAATTTTACGTTAATGaagcgtatttttttttcaattttatgcgattttaaaaaagtgagACTTTTCTCTTCTGTTGAGTTTTCCTGCTAGTCGTTAGAGATCATAAccaatgaaaataattaaaacaattaaaacaTCGCAAAAGCCGATTAAAATCGATCAATTAATCCATTTCAATAGATAATTATGCTTAGTTTTATTcgcttttaatttatttcaatcgctaacaataatttttaaaggTTTCGATCTTCAACTGCTATCAGGGTTTTATAATCCACCGGTCAGAAAACGGCTATTTTTTGCAATGCCTgttgttacaaaaaaattgtataccGTCTATAGAAGGGAAAATGGCGAGCCTATAACATGTGTTTGCCACTCTCGCTTTTAGCTCCAGTGTAAATTTAACACGTACTATCCACCTGCCAATTTTGTCCCTCCCTTCGTGCTATTAGACCCGATTCTTGGTTTAAGAAATACAGAAATTATATAGAATAAATAATCTGTACAGCAAATATACTTTTTGCAACACCTTGGGTAAAAGTGCCACATTCTCTCCCGGCGGCGAAAATCGAATGTGGTACTTTTACCCAAGGTGTTGCAAAAAATAGCATATTGCCCTCGGGAGGTAAAATGGTGAGCCCATAGCAAGTGTTTGCCACCATCGCCTTCGGCTAGGGTGACAATTCACACTTGCTATGGACTCACCAGTTCTTTACCTCCCTCGTggcataatatactattagtCTATAAATCAGAAAAACACATGCATgtgaattaaaaatgattaatttttttatgggATGCATGCAATCCAATATCAAATATGCAATCActcgaaataaaaatcaattaacCCCAGCTGTTCATTATGCAATTTCTTACATCGAGTATGAATATGAAAAGtatgtatgcatacatatttataaaacatatatgtgtatatgtaGTATATAAAATGATGTTTAATAATTATTCCCCAGAACgttttttaagtaaaaataaGCCAAGCATAGTTCTTCGGCTATTTACAAAAGTTTTAGAAATTCGAAaaaggaaattaaaaaatgtgttAGATTCAATGATCATTAAGATAATCAACATAAATCAACAGAAAGatattcataaaaagtacTCTTTTTGGAACTGCTTCAATCAATTACCTAATATCCTGTTGAATGCTGTCTTGAAAAGTAGTTACATTTAAGTTCATTTTACACGATAACGATATAATGATTGCACAAAAATTAGTTAAACCATGTTTAATTTTATGTCCATTGCATGCATTGGAACAGAACTATTCGAAAGATTAGAGTCAATTATTATCGATTACAAAAATGATCATTGCAaacaaattattcaaaatagtTCATAGAAACCGATTAAAATCGATAGAATCGATAGGAGTCGATAAAATTACACACGAAAAGTGACACTTATTGTAGCATgacaaataaattaaaacagcACCCTAATCTGCAaggaaaaattatgaaaaaatagaattttgaTAACAAACTTGGTCACATTATTGTCGTTGATACTGCAATGTCCTCCAGGAATTTTGCAATTTGAAACGGCATCCTAAAATTATATTGCGCATgcataattttcaattattggAACCTTAATTTTGggttaaaattattatcatcgGACAATAGTACATTTCGATACTAGTACCAGGATATGAATGTAGCCTTGTGTGACCATTAGCGCACCGAGTGGAGCGCGTGCAAAAAGGTCATACAAGGCTAAAATGTAATTCTTGCATATGTACTTATCGAACCGTATTTTGTGACACGACGTGTGCAAAGCTCGATTTAGCAAAGACTTTTGCGACGTAGCGTGCGCGAAACCGTGTTTCACACACGGAGTATAAAACAATGAATTATAGAGCAAACAAATACctatttatagcacagtgtgacCTAAGCCCGCAAtcaagtcacgcctatccatGACCTACGTATAGTCCTTTTTTGTACCGTATTTATCACACTCgttacgctcgtgcgctaacttCACGGTACAAGATAGAACTGCTTTTATCACGGATACGCGTGGCAGCAGGTGTGTGATTTGTTttataacgatttttttttaaattgtgattttgttttaaaatcgACAGTTTCTTATACGATTTAAAGGGAGGTCGAAGCCATGCTAATTGGTTTAACTGTTACCTACcctaaaaattgttttgatcataaaataataatagataCACTTGCTTATAGCGTCTAAATGCAGTGGTCGCTATTTTAATAAGCTATATTAGCTAAGtcttatttttgtataattatgcAGAATTTTAACAAATAACGAAACGTACAAAGCGAAGTGATACTTTGTTAAAAGTATTCAATATAGAGATCGATTAAAATCGTTAAATTCTGAATCccatttttttgcattagaactcGATTAAAATGTATAGAATCGATAGGAATCGATAGGAATTGATAAGATTCTATACAAAAAACTTACagtaaagttaataaaaactAAGTGTTGGTGTTAACCATCGACTTCAATTGTTGTTTTTCGTATTAAAATCTATAGACTATTATCGATTCTAATCCATTTTAATAGAGCCCTTATCCGAAAAATGATTCAGAATTAGCATAGAATTCGTTGAGAATTTAATTGATCCCTATATTGACTAGTTTTAACAAGGCGACGATGGTGATGTCAGTAAAATGACCGTCACTTTCGTATACATTATTGGacataatacaaattttctctaattaaattaacaaatATTCTAAGCAATATAAACTACGATTTCAAGTTGAGGTTACAATTGGCTCTGACATCcctttaaaatgtttttttattgaatttttaatcataGATTTGTTTGTATCATAATAATACtagtaaaaaatttgtaaaaatattttcaaattcagttaaaatataatataaatatttataacatacCATGAAATTCTTTCATCTTCTCTACTACTTGTTTCTGCAAATCTGTATTTAAACTTACGTACTTCGTTACTTCCTTCTTTAGTGATCTATTTTTTTCAAGTAACTgagcattattttttaataaatcttgGTTTTCTAttcgcaatttttttattttctgctCCAACCCCAAAATCTGCTTGCTTTTCTTTTCCAGTTCTTTACTCTGACTTTCTAATTCCTAGCGTGACGGTATTTACTAATAATCTGGAATATaggtaatttaattaaaaatagtgTTACATTTACTGCTGATTATTACTGCATTCATGTGCGTGTGAGTGTATAAGCATAACATTGTAGATGGGATTATACTAACCTTTACTTTGGACgtttttggctttttctttaatCGTGCTTCATTTTCCTTCTGACTTTCAGGTACTTTCTCATTCGCATCATGGTCTAATTTACTGCAAGATGTTTGTTTTTtgtcaacatttttttcatcctgTACACTACGAGCTACTACGTCTTTTACTTCTGTGTCAGCTGATTTGTTTTCCTCGACTTCTGTTTCATCCTCTTCAAAATTAGCTGCTTCGACCACTTTTGTTTCagaaaatttatctttttcaTCTTCTGTTAAACTCGCTTGataattttcttttgatactttttCTGTAGTCTTTAAGACATTATCAGGATAAGAGTTATCGTCCAGTTTAGTGTCAACCAAACTCAAGTACTTCTCCAATTTCTTCTgctataataattaaaataattattgattacGTTTGTAATGGTACGCAGCTACcgttaaaaataactttgaaatatttaagaCATCAACTACTTTcgaataaaactttttaaaatgaaattttttataaaatatactgTTTTCAAATGTAAATTGGCTTTTAACATTGGTttcttttatcattattaaatatagagtaataaaattttgagtaaGTTTGGTAAAAATTAGTATGGCTCCGACTCCccttaataaaatatttaaaaataaactattatagtaaaaatattatacctTTTCAGCATTACTTGGCAAACAACTTGTTGTCTTCACCATTTTCGTCTCATTTTCCGATTCTGTACGCAATTGTTCATCAGGGATTATTGAAGCTCTTTTTTTTGCGATCTTTGCTTCTAGAGCATCCTTTGTACCTATTGAAAATCATATTAAATTGttccaattatttttaaaaacata encodes the following:
- the LOC103316035 gene encoding uncharacterized protein LOC103316035, whose protein sequence is MASDASADLTYYAYVRFVEKTRLKDQTFIVDQSQIVQKFDANLNFKRTGKYHIKHSDGIIYKAQIIFLESTKDALEAKIAKKRASIIPDEQLRTESENETKMVKTTSCLPSNAEKQKKLEKYLSLVDTKLDDNSYPDNVLKTTEKVSKENYQASLTEDEKDKFSETKVVEAANFEEDETEVEENKSADTEVKDVVARSVQDEKNVDKKQTSCSKLDHDANEKVPESQKENEARLKKKPKTSKVKIISKYRHARN